A window of the Cygnus atratus isolate AKBS03 ecotype Queensland, Australia chromosome 4, CAtr_DNAZoo_HiC_assembly, whole genome shotgun sequence genome harbors these coding sequences:
- the MMAA gene encoding methylmalonic aciduria type A protein, mitochondrial — MVVQALAFQHVSSPAAACFPEKHFKSKLSEGRGPVPISARDREQPEAALLYTADVSSRAGPACIGCPSAVSVNASQPLTRRRLTVTTAAAERERRGAAAHAQRCLSGRGPCPAVPSRPEAVTSPGRGRGLRRAPAHGSRRRQRARRAALRGCRGQSQSPAAGLNPRRPRRVYANRSELIPLERLIPSKMKIPSVLLRFPHCYLFRRMYFKNFHCTSRSDFPCIESLTPVRQYHTKWMCSSEGLKRDLCHQAVPDQQAEGLSDRENRLIDRLYNGLIQGHRACLAEAITLVESTQARKKKVAQVLLQKVLSYHREQEKLNQGKPLAFRVGLSGPPGAGKSTFIECFGKMLTERGHKVSVLAVDPSSSTSGGSLLGDKTRMTELSRDMNAYIRPSPTRGTLGGVTRTTNEAILLCEGGGYDVVLVETVGVGQSEFAVADMVDMFILLLPPAGGDELQGIKRGIIEMADLVAINKADGDLIVPARRIQAEYVSAMKLLRKRSKVWRPKVMRISAKTGEGISDMWDKMTEFRDLVLTSGELLAKRRKQQKVWMWNLIQENMLEHFRSHLAVKDKIPLLEEKVLSGVLSPGLAADLLLKAFKDGL; from the exons GGCAGAGGACCTGTTCCTATCTCAGCACGAGACCGGGAGCAACCCGAGGCCGCCCTCCTCTACACTGCGGACGTGAGCAGCAGGGCCGGCCCCGCCTGCATTGGCTGCCCCTCGGCCGTGTCCGTTAACGCCTCACAGCCCCTCACGCGACGCCGCCTAACGGTTACAACGGCCGCGGCGGAGCGGGAAAGGCGGGGCGCTGCGGCGCACGCGCAGCGCTGCCTCAGTGGCCGCGGGCCGTGCCCCGCGGTTCCGTCTCGTCCTGAGGCCGTCACTTccccggggcggggccgcggtCTGAGGCGAGCCCCGGCCCACGGGAGCCGGCGGCGGCAGCGAGCGCGGCGAGCGGCGCTGAGAGGCTGCCGAGGGCAGAGCCAGTCCCCAGCAGCGGGTTTGAACCCCCGGCGTCCGCGGAG GGTCTATGCAAACAGAAGTGAACTGATACCTCTGGAGCGTTTAATTCCAAGCAAGATGAAGATCCCCTCTGTACTGCTGAGGTTTCCTCATTGTTATCTCTTTAGAAGAATGTATTTCAAGAACTTTCACTGCACTTCCAGATCAGATTTCCCGTGCATTGAGTCTCTCACGCCAGTGCGCCAGTATCATACAAAATGGATGTGTTCATCAGAGGGTTTGAAGAGAGATCTGTGTCACCAAGCTGTCCCTGACCAGCAAGCAGAGGGACTCTCtgacagagaaaacagactCATAGACAGACTTTACAATGGACTCATCCAGGGCCACAGAGCCTGTTTAGCTGAAGCTATTACACTTGTAGAATCAACTCAAGCTAGGAAGAAGAAAGTAGCCCAGGTGCTCCTTCAGAAGGTATTATCCTACCACAGGGAACAAGAAAAGTTAAATCAAGGAAAACCACTTGCCTTTAGAGTGG GGTTGTCTGGTCCTCCTGGTGCTGGGAAATCAACTttcatagaatgctttgggaAAATGCTTACAGAAAGAGGACACAAAGTGTCGGTGTTGGCTGTAGACCCTTCTTCTAGTACAAGCGGTG GTTCTCTGTTGGGTGATAAAACACGGATGACTGAGTTGTCAAGAGACATGAATGCATACATCAGACCATCTCCAACCAGAGGGACGTTAGGAGGTGTAACAAGGACCACGAATGAAGCCATTCTGCTCTGTGAAGGAGGAGGCTACGATGTTGTTCTTGTGGAAACAGTAG GTGTGGGACAGTCAGAATTTGCTGTGGCTGATATGGTCGATATGTTTATATTACTGCTGCCACCTGCAGGTGGAGATGAATTACAG GGTATCAAACGGGGTATAATTGAGATGGCAGATCTAGTAGCTATAAATAAAGCTGATGGTGATTTAATTGTGCCTGCACGGAGAATACAAGCTGAATATGTTAGTGCTATGAAGCTGCTTCGCAAGCGTTCAAAGGTTTGGAGACCAAAG GTAATGCGTATCTCTGCCAAAACTGGAGAAGGTATCTCAGATATGTGGGATAAAATGACAGAATTCCGTGACCTCGTGCTCACGAGTGGTGAGCTGCTTGCGAAACGACGGAAACAGCAGAAAGTGTGGATGTGGAATCTCATCCAAGAAAATATGTTGGAACATTTCCGGAGTCACTTGGCAGTCAAGGATAAGATTCCACTTCTAGAAGAAAAAGTTCTTAGTGGTGTCTTGTCTCCTGGGCTGGCAGCTgacctgctgctgaaagcatTCAAAGATGGTCTCTAA